A window from Dehalobacter sp. DCA encodes these proteins:
- a CDS encoding UxaA family hydrolase, which produces MQPIGRRSEYDQQGAPNLSKNANFGGVLFMSLGCEVNDFKQMMPFIGEYDKERVRFMTLQDEGDEYETGMKFCENLYTLASADQRKALNIEKLSIGCNCGGSDGFSGITANRIVGEMTDMLNRYGATINLTEVPEMFGAEHILMNRARNEGVFQKIVKMVEDYKAYFRKYGENPELNVTQGNIEGGLSTLADKSLGCIQKGGKSVIEDVVPHGDRIREKGFNIVIGPGNDLFGITAQVAAGAVMIIFTTGRGTPAGYIGPTFRLSTNNTLYNKKPGWNDFNAGRLLNGESCTDLANELFEKVLETANGTYRTKNEVNGFYQMGIFKDGVID; this is translated from the coding sequence ATGCAACCAATCGGGCGAAGATCTGAATATGACCAGCAAGGTGCTCCGAATCTTTCCAAGAACGCAAATTTCGGAGGCGTGTTGTTCATGTCGCTGGGCTGTGAAGTCAACGATTTCAAGCAGATGATGCCTTTTATCGGCGAATACGACAAGGAACGGGTTCGCTTTATGACACTTCAAGATGAGGGAGACGAGTATGAGACAGGCATGAAGTTCTGCGAGAACTTGTACACCTTGGCTTCTGCGGATCAAAGGAAGGCCCTCAACATTGAGAAGCTGAGCATCGGCTGCAACTGCGGCGGCTCCGATGGATTCTCCGGCATTACCGCAAACAGAATTGTAGGCGAGATGACCGATATGCTTAACCGATACGGCGCTACAATTAACCTGACCGAGGTTCCTGAGATGTTTGGCGCGGAGCATATCCTGATGAACCGGGCCAGGAATGAAGGGGTGTTCCAAAAGATTGTCAAGATGGTCGAAGACTATAAGGCTTATTTCAGAAAGTATGGGGAAAATCCTGAGCTCAATGTCACTCAGGGCAATATTGAGGGAGGACTGTCCACCCTCGCCGACAAATCCCTCGGTTGCATTCAGAAGGGAGGAAAAAGCGTCATCGAGGATGTGGTTCCACATGGCGACAGGATTAGGGAGAAGGGCTTCAACATCGTGATTGGACCAGGCAACGATCTCTTCGGCATCACCGCTCAGGTGGCCGCAGGAGCGGTAATGATCATCTTCACCACCGGCAGAGGAACCCCAGCAGGCTACATCGGCCCCACCTTTCGCTTGTCTACCAACAATACTCTATACAATAAAAAGCCCGGTTGGAACGACTTCAATGCCGGCAGGCTCCTCAACGGGGAATCCTGTACTGATCTGGCGAACGAACTCTTTGAGAAGGTTCTTGAAACGGCAAACGGAACTTACCGGACCAAGAACGAAGTGAACGGGTTCTATCAAATGGGCATTTTTAAGGATGGCGTGATTGATTGA
- a CDS encoding transposase, with product MGRLARLQENADSRLTDGDIIALDDTKVEHPHGKKIPFLCWLFDSSDKRHVWCINLVSTLAVLKNGLEYPMLWRFWVKASQENEKQTKLDLAKQMLLEVRQVNNARLWVAMDRWFLCKKFLKWLMDEKFDWVTNAKRNTVLFRKIYDPVLGKDHYIKLNPKQLLREVYPRIRVLGKGSVLSIPDIYIKIPYETLTRKGKPITRQRFLPIAAIAATYEKHAAKSSVILQEEECPATFKDAYLLINNRVDAPEEAATAYARRWRIEVFYRIAKQNLGLTSCYAQFEAAHFAHVELLFTAKTLLCYAAWECNKEGAEQAPSLCEVVRYFFNAGCRIHCYEQLIQVYFDTATERFSRLIDKFWPQSLELRLWSWEYYPRTA from the coding sequence TTGGGCAGGCTTGCTCGATTACAGGAAAATGCGGATAGTAGACTGACTGATGGAGATATCATCGCCTTAGATGATACCAAAGTTGAGCATCCTCACGGTAAAAAGATCCCCTTTCTTTGTTGGCTCTTTGACAGCTCGGATAAGCGCCATGTATGGTGCATTAATCTTGTGTCAACCCTAGCTGTCTTAAAGAATGGCCTTGAATATCCCATGCTGTGGCGCTTTTGGGTCAAAGCCAGTCAGGAGAATGAAAAACAAACCAAGCTTGATCTTGCGAAACAAATGCTCTTAGAGGTGCGCCAGGTGAACAATGCAAGGCTGTGGGTTGCTATGGATCGATGGTTTCTTTGCAAGAAGTTCCTGAAATGGCTTATGGATGAGAAGTTTGACTGGGTTACCAATGCCAAACGCAATACGGTGCTATTCAGGAAAATCTACGATCCCGTGCTTGGAAAGGATCATTACATCAAACTTAATCCGAAACAATTACTTCGTGAAGTTTATCCCCGGATTCGGGTTCTTGGCAAAGGCTCCGTCCTCAGTATTCCGGACATTTATATCAAAATTCCCTATGAGACCTTGACCCGAAAGGGAAAACCCATTACTAGGCAACGTTTTTTACCCATAGCCGCCATTGCAGCCACTTATGAGAAGCATGCAGCCAAGAGCAGCGTGATTCTTCAGGAAGAAGAATGCCCAGCAACCTTCAAGGATGCGTATCTCCTGATAAACAACAGAGTCGATGCACCGGAAGAAGCTGCTACTGCCTATGCAAGGAGATGGAGAATCGAAGTATTTTACCGTATAGCTAAGCAGAATCTTGGATTAACATCGTGCTATGCTCAATTTGAAGCCGCCCATTTCGCCCATGTGGAGCTCTTGTTCACCGCGAAAACCCTTCTTTGTTACGCTGCCTGGGAGTGCAATAAAGAAGGCGCCGAACAAGCCCCATCCCTCTGCGAAGTGGTCAGGTACTTTTTCAACGCCGGCTGTCGGATCCACTGTTACGAGCAGTTGATCCAAGTCTATTTTGACACAGCAACCGAGCGTTTTTCAAGGCTTATTGATAAATTTTGGCCTCAGTCTTTGGAACTCAGGTTATGGAGTTGGGAATATTATCCTAGAACTGCATAA
- a CDS encoding HEAT repeat domain-containing protein, with product MKVAQDFSLSKMLNMTDEFYTTRIQPLMYNYIKDRKYFQRNAAIALGNLGESSAIPDLGIAMDDPEELVRSYAAWALGKIGGNAAKRILEKNHQKQTSEAVQKEIDSALEKMK from the coding sequence GTGAAAGTGGCACAAGATTTCAGTCTCTCAAAAATGCTTAACATGACGGATGAGTTTTATACCACAAGAATACAGCCGCTAATGTACAACTATATAAAAGATCGAAAATATTTTCAGCGAAATGCTGCCATAGCTCTTGGAAATCTGGGCGAATCATCTGCGATCCCTGACCTTGGGATTGCCATGGATGATCCTGAAGAGTTAGTTAGAAGCTATGCAGCATGGGCATTAGGAAAGATTGGTGGTAATGCTGCAAAACGAATTCTTGAGAAAAATCATCAAAAGCAAACATCAGAGGCTGTTCAAAAAGAGATAGATTCAGCATTAGAGAAAATGAAATAA
- a CDS encoding amidohydrolase family protein: MCGFPGLPVLDNEILNAAVNEAHRHDKLAIVHVTTAEATKQAIDAGVDGLGHLFFDCSPTPELIADIASLGAFIIPTLVTLSTAFGNSAATMAANERVRARLSKKWLDSLSRSMNVYPQGKLEDAYATIRALHGVGVDILAGSDVSEPIPILGGLAHGASLPHELQLLVAAGLKPIEALRSATSTPARRFELTDRGRIFPGALADLLLVEGDPLTNIADTLSIRAVWHRGVQLTTQG, from the coding sequence ATGTGTGGTTTCCCCGGACTTCCTGTACTAGATAATGAGATCCTGAATGCGGCCGTGAATGAAGCGCATCGCCATGATAAGCTTGCTATCGTCCACGTCACGACTGCCGAAGCGACAAAGCAAGCTATTGACGCCGGAGTGGATGGGCTGGGACACTTGTTCTTTGACTGCTCGCCAACCCCAGAGCTTATAGCTGATATTGCATCATTGGGTGCGTTTATTATACCTACTTTGGTGACACTCTCAACTGCTTTTGGTAATAGCGCAGCCACGATGGCTGCCAACGAACGAGTACGTGCAAGACTTAGCAAGAAGTGGCTCGACTCCCTCTCTCGCAGTATGAACGTCTATCCACAAGGAAAGCTCGAAGATGCTTATGCAACTATCAGAGCTCTCCACGGAGTAGGTGTGGACATTTTAGCAGGCTCTGATGTGTCGGAACCTATACCAATCCTTGGCGGACTTGCTCACGGTGCCAGCCTGCCCCATGAACTGCAACTGCTGGTCGCTGCGGGACTGAAGCCTATCGAGGCGCTGCGTTCAGCCACCTCCACCCCCGCACGCCGGTTCGAGCTCACCGACCGGGGGCGGATCTTCCCCGGAGCACTCGCTGATTTGCTGCTGGTTGAGGGTGACCCGTTGACCAACATCGCCGACACGCTCTCCATACGGGCCGTGTGGCATCGTGGTGTTCAGCTCACAACCCAAGGGTAG
- a CDS encoding GNAT family N-acetyltransferase: MEIRLMEEKDLEEVSLVTAKAFQNGTLHKYIAPDDTVRAEFLRKIFQIRLINSLGRDEIYLAKEDGKIIGAATWILSQLAADTNNSGSRTGEGSLNELPSDVKDRWIGFIKVLIAAQRRSIQPPFWSLSPIVVLPEKQGVGIASKLIRKQLTKIDSEGLPCFLATQDIDNLDIYYRYGFKTTSEDKISDSGVISYTMVRPGK, translated from the coding sequence ATGGAAATCAGGTTGATGGAAGAAAAGGATTTGGAGGAGGTTTCATTAGTTACTGCAAAGGCTTTCCAAAATGGCACTTTACATAAATATATAGCCCCTGATGACACAGTAAGGGCCGAATTTCTCAGGAAAATATTTCAGATCAGATTAATAAACAGCCTCGGCAGGGATGAAATATATCTAGCTAAAGAAGATGGCAAAATCATTGGAGCAGCCACATGGATACTATCACAGCTGGCAGCTGATACGAACAATTCTGGAAGCAGAACTGGCGAGGGCTCCCTTAATGAACTGCCATCTGATGTAAAGGATAGGTGGATTGGTTTTATCAAAGTACTGATCGCCGCTCAGAGAAGAAGCATACAGCCGCCTTTTTGGAGTTTGTCACCCATAGTTGTGCTGCCAGAAAAACAAGGCGTGGGAATTGCTTCAAAGCTTATAAGAAAGCAGCTGACAAAAATTGATTCTGAGGGGTTGCCCTGTTTTCTGGCTACTCAGGATATTGATAATCTGGATATTTACTACAGGTATGGCTTTAAGACAACCAGTGAAGACAAGATATCTGATTCAGGCGTTATAAGCTATACAATGGTAAGGCCGGGAAAATAA
- a CDS encoding lactate utilization protein: MSDLTKWRSEVIGQKVVDALNRNHFNAKYVTTRQEAIDYVLQLIPTGSTIGVGGSRTVLDLGLLDLLGKRGHKLFDHNQEGLTPEERIERRYKQLTSDIFLSGSNAITQTGELVNRDAFGNRVGAMMFGPKKVIIIVGTNKIVKDVEEANKRIKTYAAPMNNKKYDLPNPCVKLGECVDCQSPQRICNITTVISRRPPLTDIHVIILGETLGF; the protein is encoded by the coding sequence ATGAGTGATTTAACAAAATGGCGTTCTGAAGTTATCGGGCAAAAAGTAGTTGATGCTCTAAACAGAAATCATTTCAATGCAAAGTACGTTACCACACGACAAGAGGCAATCGATTATGTTTTACAACTCATCCCCACTGGTTCCACGATTGGGGTGGGTGGCTCAAGGACAGTGCTTGATCTAGGTCTCTTGGATCTGTTGGGAAAACGTGGCCACAAGTTATTTGATCACAATCAAGAAGGCTTAACACCAGAGGAAAGAATTGAAAGACGTTATAAGCAACTTACAAGCGACATATTTTTATCGGGAAGTAATGCTATTACCCAGACCGGTGAACTTGTGAATCGCGATGCATTCGGAAATCGAGTGGGAGCGATGATGTTTGGGCCGAAAAAAGTTATTATTATAGTGGGTACCAATAAGATCGTCAAAGACGTTGAAGAAGCTAATAAACGAATCAAAACATACGCTGCTCCGATGAATAATAAAAAATATGATTTACCGAACCCGTGTGTTAAGCTCGGTGAGTGTGTTGATTGCCAAAGTCCTCAACGAATCTGTAATATTACGACAGTAATAAGCAGACGTCCACCACTGACCGACATCCATGTCATCATACTGGGCGAGACTTTAGGATTTTAG
- a CDS encoding epoxyqueuosine reductase translates to MISKDIKEYGLSIGYTKVGITSADNFTEYVAEVVSRGDKYDILNFTTTNPVHGATPKNIMQEAKSVIVLIWDYFQNDFPEELKKMIGKIYLARCYNPLPGTIAYSRLQLMKSYLSNNGCMVNSDIGIPARWAAAQAGVTTFGKNNFAYVDDAGSYIVISAIVVDMEMDYDQPTMESKCPPNCKACINACPTKAIYEPFKLDPKKCISFNNWMTQDGRGSISAFIPYELRETIGCKIHECDICQDICPLNQKKLKTPKAVDRYIEQIGQDITLPAILNMTDEFFTNRIKPIMYNYIKDKRYFMRNAAVAMGNSKDQKYVKDLEIALVNPDEMIREYSAWALGKMGGQDSRSVLESRLANESSDNVKKAIKQALA, encoded by the coding sequence ATGATATCAAAAGATATAAAAGAATATGGTTTAAGTATTGGATACACTAAAGTCGGCATCACTTCTGCCGACAACTTCACAGAGTATGTGGCTGAAGTTGTTTCAAGAGGTGATAAGTATGATATTTTGAACTTCACTACAACAAATCCAGTTCATGGAGCGACACCTAAAAACATTATGCAAGAAGCGAAATCAGTTATTGTCTTAATATGGGATTATTTTCAGAACGATTTTCCTGAAGAACTTAAAAAAATGATAGGAAAAATCTATCTGGCCAGGTGTTATAATCCGCTCCCCGGTACGATAGCCTATTCAAGACTGCAATTGATGAAAAGCTATTTATCTAATAATGGATGCATGGTAAACTCAGACATTGGTATTCCGGCAAGATGGGCAGCTGCCCAAGCAGGTGTTACAACTTTTGGTAAAAATAACTTTGCTTATGTAGATGATGCAGGTTCTTATATTGTCATCAGCGCTATTGTTGTTGATATGGAAATGGATTATGATCAACCTACTATGGAAAGTAAATGTCCCCCCAATTGTAAAGCATGCATAAATGCATGTCCAACAAAGGCAATCTATGAGCCATTTAAACTGGATCCTAAAAAGTGTATTTCATTTAACAACTGGATGACACAAGACGGAAGAGGTTCTATCTCTGCGTTCATTCCTTATGAATTACGAGAAACTATAGGGTGTAAAATACATGAATGTGATATATGTCAGGATATTTGTCCACTCAATCAAAAGAAATTGAAGACACCTAAAGCAGTCGACAGATATATAGAGCAAATCGGGCAGGATATTACGTTGCCAGCAATTCTTAACATGACGGATGAATTTTTTACGAACAGAATTAAACCAATCATGTATAACTATATTAAAGACAAACGATATTTTATGCGAAACGCTGCAGTTGCTATGGGCAATTCAAAGGATCAAAAATATGTCAAAGATTTAGAAATTGCGTTAGTAAACCCTGATGAGATGATTCGAGAGTATTCTGCCTGGGCATTAGGGAAAATGGGTGGTCAAGATTCCAGGAGTGTACTTGAAAGTAGACTTGCGAATGAATCATCTGACAATGTTAAAAAAGCTATTAAGCAGGCGTTAGCTTAG
- a CDS encoding MarR family winged helix-turn-helix transcriptional regulator: MREKKVRAKSQCNCINLRRASNAITEYYDHMLRSGGLTITQYSLLKNLKRLGVCSTSELAKYVGLERTTLVRNIKPLFQKRFIEDISPEGTRNRQIQVTSTGTKVLELCRPLWEEAQKGIELKIGSENVQLLTQLVAKIEDI, encoded by the coding sequence ATGAGAGAAAAAAAAGTACGTGCCAAGAGCCAATGTAACTGCATTAACCTAAGAAGGGCGTCTAATGCGATCACGGAATATTACGACCACATGTTGAGATCCGGCGGACTGACAATAACTCAATACTCTCTGCTTAAAAACTTAAAACGGTTAGGAGTGTGCAGTACGAGCGAACTGGCTAAATATGTCGGCTTGGAACGAACGACATTGGTCCGTAACATTAAACCTCTTTTTCAAAAAAGGTTTATTGAAGATATCTCTCCTGAAGGAACCAGAAATCGTCAAATTCAAGTCACATCGACCGGAACGAAGGTGTTGGAACTCTGTAGACCTTTATGGGAAGAAGCACAAAAGGGGATTGAGCTAAAAATCGGATCTGAAAATGTCCAATTGCTCACGCAATTAGTTGCTAAAATTGAGGACATATAA
- a CDS encoding LysR family transcriptional regulator, protein MTLQQLKYAIEIANWGSFNEAAKRLFISQPSLSNAIKELEAELKITIFERTNKGISISVAGAEFLGYARQVLEQTELLENRYLDAKPSPQHFSVSTQHYAFSVNAFVNLMKKYALEEYEFTLRETKTYEILEDVKKLRSEIGILYLNEFNSKVINKLMKENNLKFTVLFKAAPHVFISANNPLAKQEGVTLEDLDSYPCLSFEQGEYNSFHFSEEILSTLSHKKSIRVSDRATLFNLLIGLNGYTISTGVLNADLNGNNIIAVPLNINETITVGWISHKSVVLSRLATAYVQELDKVIINLKL, encoded by the coding sequence ATGACACTTCAACAGCTTAAATATGCAATTGAAATCGCAAACTGGGGCTCCTTTAATGAGGCTGCAAAGCGTTTATTCATATCTCAGCCCAGCCTTTCCAACGCAATAAAAGAATTGGAAGCAGAACTTAAGATAACGATTTTTGAACGCACCAATAAGGGAATTAGTATTTCTGTAGCGGGGGCAGAATTTCTTGGCTATGCACGGCAAGTATTGGAGCAAACAGAACTGTTGGAAAACCGTTACTTAGATGCGAAGCCATCTCCCCAGCATTTTTCTGTTTCAACCCAGCACTATGCTTTTTCTGTCAATGCCTTTGTAAATCTCATGAAAAAATACGCCTTGGAGGAATATGAGTTTACCCTAAGAGAAACAAAAACCTATGAAATTCTGGAGGATGTAAAAAAACTCCGCAGTGAAATCGGTATTTTGTATCTCAATGAATTTAATTCAAAGGTCATCAATAAGCTTATGAAAGAAAACAATTTAAAGTTTACAGTATTATTTAAAGCTGCACCTCATGTTTTCATCAGTGCTAATAATCCGCTGGCAAAGCAAGAGGGAGTTACGTTGGAGGATTTGGATTCGTATCCCTGCCTGTCCTTTGAACAAGGAGAGTACAATTCTTTTCATTTTTCAGAGGAGATATTGAGTACCTTATCTCATAAAAAGAGTATCCGTGTTAGCGATAGGGCAACTCTGTTTAATCTTCTGATCGGATTAAATGGATATACCATTTCAACAGGCGTTTTAAATGCTGACCTTAACGGAAATAACATCATCGCTGTACCATTAAATATTAATGAAACCATTACTGTCGGATGGATTTCACATAAAAGTGTAGTGCTTAGCAGGCTTGCGACAGCTTATGTGCAAGAACTGGATAAAGTAATTATAAATCTAAAACTTTAG
- a CDS encoding 4Fe-4S double cluster binding domain-containing protein has product MDCRCPPNCRACMDACPTGAIYEPFKLNPYKCLGFNAWMRQEKNNIPAVIPKEIREKMGIHVHGCDLCQEACRRNQKILKSEFPKDEFLEEISQNFTLNEILHMPEDFYKEKVHPIMYNYIQDFKLPGH; this is encoded by the coding sequence ATGGACTGCCGGTGCCCTCCGAATTGCAGGGCTTGTATGGATGCCTGCCCCACGGGCGCTATATATGAGCCATTTAAACTTAATCCTTATAAATGCCTGGGGTTCAATGCCTGGATGAGGCAGGAAAAAAATAATATACCCGCTGTAATTCCCAAGGAAATACGAGAGAAAATGGGAATTCATGTGCACGGCTGCGATTTATGTCAGGAAGCCTGTCGGAGAAATCAAAAAATACTAAAGTCCGAATTCCCGAAAGACGAATTCCTTGAAGAGATATCACAAAATTTCACTCTTAATGAAATTCTCCATATGCCAGAGGACTTTTACAAAGAAAAAGTTCACCCGATTATGTACAATTATATACAAGATTTTAAGTTGCCTGGGCACTAG
- a CDS encoding UxaA family hydrolase, with translation MDFEREKITLRDDIPFAHKIALRDMKEQEPILKYGEIIGVCKSDIKKGQWVHVQNVGCTAKDIYTYRYNENSVKRGFSDKTFMGYERNSGEAGIRNYIASDYPHGFLCKWSG, from the coding sequence ATGGATTTTGAAAGAGAAAAAATAACCTTGAGAGATGATATCCCTTTTGCGCACAAGATCGCGCTGAGAGACATGAAGGAACAGGAGCCGATTCTGAAATATGGAGAAATTATCGGCGTATGTAAGAGCGATATCAAGAAGGGGCAGTGGGTGCATGTCCAAAATGTGGGCTGCACGGCTAAGGACATCTATACTTATCGCTATAATGAGAATTCCGTGAAAAGAGGTTTTTCCGATAAAACTTTTATGGGGTATGAACGAAACAGCGGTGAAGCGGGGATTCGCAACTACATAGCGAGCGATTATCCCCACGGTTTTTTGTGCAAATGGTCCGGCTGA
- a CDS encoding MFS transporter translates to MTLMKSTRSPWILMLSSAAILAITMGARQSAGLFVLPINSSTGLSIVNISFALAIGQFIWGLAQPIFGAIADKKGSYGVLVMGAFILAGGLALTTMVNSEWSLILTMGVLTAAGAGAGSFSTLIGATSRQLPMERRAFAGGFINAGGSFGQFIFAPLLQAIISGFGWVAAMLTMAATTLLTIPIASSLRSDLSSDKLVSSEKHEGGLVQQVRQAMHNPSYLCLHAGFFTCGFHVAFLVTHLPGEVALSGHSASVSATSLGIIGLFNIAGSLFAGFLGTRYRMKYILSVMYASRAVMIGLFLISPKTPLTFYIFAASLGFTWLATVPPTAGIVGKLFGTRYLATLFGLTLLTHQIGGFLGAWLGGIAMDHDGNYLWMWYADIVLASAAALVNLPIREDKPGR, encoded by the coding sequence ATGACGCTGATGAAATCTACTCGTTCACCTTGGATACTAATGTTAAGTTCGGCAGCAATTCTGGCTATCACGATGGGAGCTAGGCAATCCGCAGGGCTTTTCGTTTTGCCGATCAATTCATCTACGGGGTTAAGTATCGTTAACATAAGCTTTGCTCTTGCTATTGGGCAGTTTATTTGGGGATTAGCCCAGCCAATATTCGGAGCAATCGCTGACAAAAAAGGTTCGTATGGAGTTCTAGTTATGGGAGCTTTCATCCTTGCAGGGGGGTTAGCTTTGACCACCATGGTAAATTCGGAGTGGTCGCTAATCTTAACTATGGGTGTTTTAACTGCGGCAGGTGCCGGAGCGGGAAGTTTTTCAACCTTAATCGGAGCCACATCTCGACAACTACCTATGGAGCGCCGCGCTTTTGCTGGCGGTTTCATCAATGCGGGCGGTTCGTTCGGACAGTTTATCTTCGCCCCGTTATTACAAGCCATTATTAGTGGATTCGGCTGGGTTGCTGCAATGCTCACCATGGCGGCTACAACGCTTCTAACTATTCCCATCGCATCGTCGTTGCGCAGTGACCTATCATCAGATAAGCTAGTTAGTTCTGAGAAACATGAGGGAGGGCTAGTGCAACAAGTTCGTCAAGCGATGCATAATCCTAGCTATTTATGCCTGCATGCAGGATTTTTCACATGTGGTTTTCATGTCGCATTTTTGGTAACCCACTTGCCAGGGGAAGTTGCTTTATCGGGTCATTCGGCAAGTGTATCAGCTACCTCGTTAGGGATCATCGGCTTGTTCAATATTGCAGGTAGTCTATTTGCCGGGTTCCTTGGTACACGTTATCGTATGAAATATATACTTTCCGTTATGTATGCCAGTCGTGCTGTAATGATCGGATTGTTTCTGATTTCCCCAAAAACGCCGCTTACCTTCTATATATTTGCTGCTTCTCTGGGGTTCACATGGTTGGCGACAGTACCACCAACCGCAGGTATTGTTGGGAAACTTTTTGGTACGAGATATTTGGCGACACTTTTTGGATTAACGCTGCTGACTCACCAAATTGGAGGTTTTTTGGGTGCCTGGCTCGGGGGAATTGCAATGGATCATGATGGAAATTATCTGTGGATGTGGTACGCTGACATCGTATTAGCTTCTGCTGCAGCGCTGGTTAATCTTCCGATTCGTGAGGATAAACCAGGCAGGTGA